One genomic window of Bufo gargarizans isolate SCDJY-AF-19 unplaced genomic scaffold, ASM1485885v1 original_scaffold_2052_pilon, whole genome shotgun sequence includes the following:
- the LOC122923910 gene encoding uncharacterized protein LOC122923910, producing MGRSVASLGPWRWGAVSLLWARGDGAQCRFSGPVEMGRSVASLGPWRWGAVSLLWARGDGAQCRFSGPVEMGRSVASLGPWRWGAVSLLWARGDGAQCRFSGPVEMGRSVASLGPWRWGAVSLLWARGDGAQCRFSGPVEMGRSVASLGPWRWGAVSLLWARGDGAQCRFSAAWARGDGAQCRFSAAWARGDGAQCRFSAGVTLLCLSTPCLAQLQNFPPGVARTECRERLFWIWLDQTFIGSSIWQLEALNNTGYLDVIRGNREAQCGYTITKDVYGNMEVRISFLGCWVENKNDRQFDVKVQFRVNQTKIYPVSMSCTPSQSWDVREIVCEENYMEVSVTRIIPAVILNLISLTEPVMGIPQRWKVWFNSSNVAISSENAIKRGFGVNATMTRVVFRAPYNTSETRVLAIGNLHLDVIASTMLYTQTLLRIIVDTTIACPKDPPVFMDTAFSWLSPAVLSPLIGGEVINNMFTVGINGYLLTLTQVETYKYILSYDEQKVNVTIPYGASGGYIESDIVNNTYVTRYSIHLLLKRQWVGIENDDSTTHTSYKPIVAPAVVHNPVFLDHTIKENLYFNVSLGNFYADMDIQSFVIHGAPLNLAELGPRRMTVMTATVSNNTHAFYLTVPFSDPLVEQTYVGGYKRRYRLYVTYILILVPKNKNLTRTYVVDCEIQDAVPPTINGFCEKDRLVINAIRGNMDYDWIPYIRDLPLNDALIASQNITVQNSVTLLHIEVPSTAVGLIYEEVNLENSAVHLDFTLRNPRTLQIQASYKLYCQFPTRPLLCLSNGTMIALIDSTVTKPAFDAQKAHLRDPTCTPQSATSKKALFNFVAYSCGTTSRFDNDYLVYENEVTFDRQVLLPQQPIISRDSSYRLTVRCRYPVRDTLWLSGQYRTEGIKSGLEQTQARVLQRRARTHVAELKLAKDDNFTAFYQNGDFPVSVQSNDVLHFQADVQSPEPMAAIKDCWATTFPVQDGIKWWDLIVDGCGAVAEAFSTEVQTSPDLLPRFKVKIHEAPSSQFFIHCKVIICDGSTQPESCPTTCNQTERLMDKRAVPLPTELVSVGPLQILTHSSGVVYQHVETSQSTLFWVLPLGLAVIFAFTVGAIFLTIRLFTQ from the exons ATGGGGCGCAGTGTCGCTTCTCTGGGCCCGTGGAGATGGGGCGCAGTGTCGCTTCTCTGGGCCCGTGGAGATGGGGCGCAGTGTCGCTTCTCTGGGCCCGTGGAGATGGGGCGCAGTGTCGCTTCTCTGGGCCCGTGGAGATGGGGCGCAGTGTCGCTTCTCTGGGCCCGTGGAGATGGGGCGCAGTGTCGCTTCTCTGGGCCCGTGGAGATGGGGCGCAGTGTCGCTTCTCTGGGCCCGTGGAGATGGGGCGCAGTGTCGCTTCTCTGGGCCCGTGGAGATGGGGCGCAGTGTCGCTTCTCTGGGCCCGTGGAGATGGGGCGCAGTGTCGCTTCTCTGGGCCCGTGGAGATGGGGCGCAGTGTCGCTTCTCTGGGCCCGTGGAGATGGGGCGCAGTGTCGCTTCTCTGGGCCCGTGGAGATGGGGCGCAGTGTCGCTTCTCTGGGCCCGTGGAGATGGGGCGCAGTGTCGCTTCTCTGGGCCCGTGGAGATGGGGCGCAGTGTCGCTTCTCTGCGGCCTGGGCCCGTGGAGATGGGGCGCAGTGTCGCTTCTCTGCGGCCTGGGCTCGTGGAGATGGGGCGCAGTGTCGCTTCTCTGCGGG agtgACCCTGCTCTGTCTGAGCACCCCCTGCTTGGCACAACTTCAGAATTTCCCCCCAG GTGTTGCCAGGACAGAATGTCGGGAGCGATTGTTCTGGATTTGGTTGGACCAAACCTTCATCGGGTCTAGTATCTGGCAGCTGGAGGCACTGA ATAATACTGGATATTTGGACGTGATTCGTGGAAACCGGGAAGCACAATGCGGCTACACAATTACCAAAGACGTGTATGGCAACATGGAAGTTAGAATATCCTTTCTTGGCTGCTGGGTGGAGAATAAA aATGACAGGCAGTTTGATGTAAAGGTGCAGTTCAGGGTAAACCAAACCAAAATATATCCAGTGTCCATGTCCTGTACGCCTTCTCAATCCTGGGATGTGAGGGAGATTGTTTGTGAGGAAAACTACATGGAG gtgTCAGTTACTAGGATTATACCAGCAGTGATATTAAACCTCATTTCTCTAACTGAACCTGTG ATGGGAATCCCTCAAAGGTGGAAAGTTTGGTTCAACAGCTCTAATGTTGctatttcatctgaaaatgccaTCAAAAGAGGCTTTGGGGTCAATGCCACAATGACCAGGGTGGTCTTCAGAGCCCCATACAACACCTCAGAAACTCGGGTTTTGGCG ATCGGTAACCTTCACCTTGATGTCATTGCGAGTACTATGTTGTATACTCAAACACTTCTCCGGATCATCGTGGACACAACAATTGCATGTCCAAAAG ATCCTCCAGTATTTATGGACACTGCATTCTcctggctatctccagcagtactTAGCCCTCTAATCGGTGGAGAAGTCATCAATAACATGTTTACTGTAGGAATCAATGGATATCTCTTAACCTTAACTCAAGTTGAGACTTACAAATACATATTAAGTTATGATGAGCAAAAAGTGAACGTTACCATTCCATATGGTGCTTCTGGGGGCTATATTGAG AGTGATATTGTTAACAACACCTATGTGACCAGATACAGTATTCACCTCCTCCTTAAGCGCCAATGGGTGGGTATTGAAAATGATGACTCTACCACACATACATCTTACAAACCAATTGTTGCACCAGCGGTTGTACACAATCCAGTTTTTCTAGACC ACACCATTAAAGAAAATCTCTACTTCAATGTGTCCCTGGGCAACTTCTACGCTGATATGGACATACAGTCCTTCGTCATCCACGGTGCACCTCTTAATCTTGCTGAATTGGGGCCGAGACGGATGACTGTTATGACTGCCACAGTGTCCAACAACACTCATGCCTTCTACCTCACGGTGCCCTTCTCGGACCCTCTTGTGGAACAGACG TATGTTGGTGGCTATAAAAGACGGTATAGACTGTACGTGACATATATACTAATCCTTGTGCCCAAAAATAAGAACTTAACACGCACTTATGTGGTGGACTGTGAGATTCAGGATGCTG TGCCACCAACAATCAATGGTTTCTGTGAGAAGGATCGGCTGGTCATTAATGCAATTAGAGGAAATATGGACTACGACTGGATTCCATACATTCGGGACCTCCCTCTGAATGATGCCCTTATCGCTTCCCAGAATATCACTGTCCAGAATTCGGTGACTCTCCTACACATTGAGGTGCCATCTACTGCTGTTGGCTTGATCTATGAG gAAGTCAATTTGGAAAACTCAGCTGTTCATCTAGACTTCACACTACGAAACCCCCGAACACTACAAATACAGGCCTCTTATAAACTATATTGCCAGTTCCCTACAAGGCCTCTAC TCTGCCTCTCCAATGGTACAATGATTGCGCTCATTGACAGCACAGTCACCAAACCTGCATTTGATGCCCAGAAAGCCCACTTAAGGGATCCTACCTGCACTCCTCAGAGCGCTACTTCTAAGAAGGCCCTCTTTAACTTTGTGGCCTATTCATGTGGGACCACAAGTCGG TTTGACAATGACTACCTGGTGTATGAAAACGAAGTGACGTTTGATCGCCAAGTCCTGttaccacagcaaccaatcatttCCAGAGATTCTTCATACAG ATTGACTGTGCGCTGTAGATACCCAGTAAGAGACACCTTGTGGTTGAGTGGTCAATACAGAACAGAGGGCATCAAGTCAGGACTTGAGCAGACTCAGGCAAGAG TGTTACAGAGGAGAGCCAGAACTCATGTAGCTGAGCTGAAACTGGCCAAGG ATgacaattttacagccttttatCAGAATGGAGACTTCCCTGTCTCAGTGCAGTCCAACGATGTCCTTCACTTCCAGGCAGATGTGCAAAGTCCAGAGCCTATGGCTGCAATCAAAGACTGTTGGGCTACAACATTTCCTGTCCAAGATGGAATCAAATGGTGGGATCTTATTGTGGATGG ATGTGGTGCAGTAGCAGAAGCCTTCTCCACAGAGGTCCAGACCTCCCCAGACTTGTTGCCCAGATTCAAGGTGAAGATTCATGAAGCCCCATCTAGTCAG TTCTTCATCCACTGTAAGGTTATAATCTGTGATGGCTCCACACAGCCTGAGAGCTGCCCCACAACCTGCAACCAGACTGAGCGCCTCATGG atAAAAGGGCTGTCCCTCTGCCCACTGAGCTGGTATCTGTTGGTCCTCTCCAGATCCTGACACATTCCAGTGGTGTGGTCTATCAGCATGTTG AGACTTCCCAGTCTACATTGTTCTGGGTGCTGCCACTTGGCCTTGCTGTTATATTTGCTTTTACTGTTGGTGCAATCTTCCTTACAATTCGCCTATTTAcacagtaa